The following coding sequences are from one Geothrix sp. window:
- a CDS encoding 2-oxoacid:ferredoxin oxidoreductase subunit beta has product MSATGTCEYQPKDYKSDLKPIWCPGCGDFSVVQGIYRALAAVGRPPHEIAFVSGIGCSSRIPGYTTAYGFNSVHGRSLPIAQGIKLANPDLLVLAAGGDGDGFSIGGGHIAHLIRRNMDITYIVMDNQIYGLTKGQLSPTSQKGRVTCTSRFGSLEEPVNPLLYVLAYGAGFVAQASPTDLVGMAATIEEAIRYPGFAFVNIQSPCVTYGEEAQQIKGLKAISETLASLGHNPADRLAAMDLAQHYGEKLHLGVFYRNPEPPPTYGDLVKERQVLLSKDALPKERILDLFIKK; this is encoded by the coding sequence ATGAGCGCAACCGGCACCTGCGAATACCAGCCCAAGGACTACAAGAGCGACCTCAAGCCCATCTGGTGCCCCGGATGCGGCGACTTCTCCGTGGTGCAGGGCATCTATCGCGCCCTGGCCGCCGTCGGCCGCCCGCCCCACGAGATCGCCTTCGTGTCGGGCATCGGCTGCTCCAGCCGCATCCCCGGCTACACCACGGCCTACGGCTTCAACAGCGTCCACGGCCGCTCCCTCCCCATCGCCCAGGGCATCAAGTTGGCCAACCCGGACCTGCTGGTGCTGGCCGCCGGCGGTGATGGCGACGGCTTCTCCATCGGCGGCGGGCACATCGCGCACCTCATCCGCCGCAACATGGACATCACCTACATCGTGATGGACAACCAGATCTACGGCCTCACCAAGGGGCAGCTCTCCCCCACCTCGCAGAAGGGCCGGGTCACCTGCACCTCGCGGTTCGGCAGCCTGGAGGAGCCGGTGAATCCACTGCTCTACGTGCTGGCCTACGGCGCCGGCTTCGTGGCCCAGGCCTCGCCCACGGATCTCGTGGGCATGGCCGCCACCATCGAGGAGGCCATCCGCTACCCCGGCTTCGCCTTCGTGAACATCCAGTCCCCCTGCGTCACCTACGGCGAGGAGGCCCAGCAGATCAAGGGTCTCAAGGCCATCAGCGAGACTCTGGCGAGCCTGGGGCACAACCCGGCCGACCGCCTGGCGGCCATGGATCTCGCGCAGCACTATGGCGAGAAGCTGCATCTCGGCGTGTTCTACCGCAATCCCGAGCCCCCGCCGACCTATGGCGACCTGGTGAAGGAGCGGCAGGTCCTGCTTTCCAAGGATGCCCTCCCCAAGGAGCGCATCCTGGACCTCTTCATCAAGAAGTAA